GCCACCGGTTCCGCGACGCGGCGTTGCTGCGCGCCGCGCTGACCCACAGCAGTGCCGGCGAGGTCGATAACGAGCGCCTGGAGTTCTTGGGAGATGCGGTGCTCGCCTTGCTTATCGGCGAAAGCCTGTATGACCGTTTCCCCGAAGCCAACGAGGGACAACTGAGTCGCCTGCGCGCCTCGCTGGTCAAGCGTGAGACCCTGGCCCGGCTGGCCCGAGGCCTCATGCTGGGACCACAGCTCATTCTCGGTGAGGGCGAAAAAAGGAACGGCGGAGCAGAGCGGGACTCCAACCTCGCAAATGCTCTCGAGGCCGTCATCGGCGCCATTTACCTGGACGGCGGGATCGACGCGTGTCGCACCGAGGTGCTCCCCTGGTTCGAGGGGACGATGGCGGGCCTAACCCGCGATGGTCTGCGCAAGGATCCCAAGACCGAGCTTCAGGAGCTTCTGCAATCCCGGCGCCTGCCTCTCCCGAGTTACGAGGTAACCGAAGTCGCGGGTCAGCCGCCTCGTCAGGTGTTTACGGTCCGATGCTCTACGGAGGCGCTGCGTGCACCCGTAGCCGGTAATGGGAGCGGTCGCAGGCGCGCGGAACAAGCCGCAGCGCAATCCGCGCTCGCACTTCTGACCGCTCCGGGCACCGCCGGCAAGGGCTCCGAGGGATAGCGATGGATCACCCGGACGATGCAACCACTACAGGAGTCGGGCGTTGTGGCTTGGTCGCCATCGTGGGCCGGCCCAATGTCGGAAAATCTACGCTCTTGAACCGCGTGCTGGGACAAAAGCTCAGCATTACCTCACGCAAGCCCCAAACCACCCGCTACGCGATCCTCGGGATCAAGACCAACGGAAACGATCAGGCGGTCTACATCGATACACCCGGTCTGTGCGGGGCGGAAGGGCGGGCCCTCAATCGTGCGCTGAATCGTGTGGCCTGTCGCGCCATCGACGAGGTACACGTGCTGGTCTTCATGATCGAGGCACTGCGCTGGACCGATGCCGACCAGTATGTCCTCGCACGGATCCGGGACCGGTGCCGGCCGGTGATCCTCGCCATCAACAAGGTCGACAGGGTCGGCGACAAGCGCCTGCTCTTGCCGTTCCTCGATCAGGTTGGTGGATTGATGGAGTTCGCGGAAGTGATACCGGTTTCGAGTGCCAAGGGCGACAACATCGCAGCCCTCGACGAGGCGGTATTGCACCTGTTGCCGGAGGGCGCGCATGTCTACCCGGACGACCAGTTGACCGACCGCAGCGAGCGTTTTTTCGCGGCCGAGTTGATCCGAGAGAAGCTCTTACGGATACTCGGTGCCGAAGTACCGCATCGCCTGTCCGTCGTGATCGACGAGTTCGAATGCGTGGAGGGTCTTGACCGGATCGATGCCACGATCTGGGTCGAGCGCAGGGGGCAAAAACCCATCGTCATCGGTCAGGGTGGTGCGGTGCTCAAACGCGTGGGCGAGGAGGCCCGGCTGGACATGGAGCGCATGTTCGGCCGCAAGGTGTTTCTCCGCACCTGGGTGAAGGTCAAGGAGCACTGGTCCGATGATGCGCGCGCCTTGCAGCGACTGGGTCTCAGCGATTGACGAGGGCCAGGCCTCGGGCCGGAGCGATTGAACGGCATGCGCGTCGAATTGCATCCGGCCTTCGTGATCCACCAGCGCGCTTATCGCGAGACCAGCCTCGTCGTGGAGGTGTTTTCCTCCCAGCAAGGCCGTGTCGGCGTCGTCGCCAAGGGTGCTCACCGGCCGCGTTCCCCCTGGCGTGGGGTCTTGCAACCCTTTCAAAGCCTTCTGCTCGCCTGGTCCGGACGGGGCGAGCTCGGTACCCTGACGCACGCCGAGCAGGCCGGATTCACGCTGCCTCTGTCCGGTGGCCGGATCCGGAGCGGCTTCTATGTCAACGAATTGCTCACGCGGCTTTTGACGCGCGGCGACCCCCACCCACGTCTCTATGAGGCCTACGCCGAGGTGCTGACCGCGCTGGCGGGATCGACCGCCGACGAGCCGGTCCTCAGGATCTTCGAGAAGCGGCTGCTCGCGGAGATCGGCTACGGCTTGGTGCTCGATCGGGACAACGATGGCGGGGCCGCCATCCAGGACGGTCGCGATTACTATTATCAGATCGACAAGGGGCCCTGGCGGGTGGCGCCGGCCGATGTCGCGACGGCCAAAGTCAGCGGTGCTGCGTTAATGGCGCTGGCGTGCGAGGTGTTGACCGGACGCGAGCACCTGCGTGAGACCAAGGCGCTCATGCGGTTCGTACTCGGCGCCTATCTGGGTGACCGGCCGCTTGCCAGCCGCGAGCTTTTCAGGGCCGCGTCGGGCGGTGCATCGCCATAGGGGTGTTCCGATCGAATGCCGAGGCGGTCCCGTCCCACTTCCGATCCCCCTCGCTGCTCGGATGCAAGGTGGGGGCGAACATAAGGCCCCACATGGGCTGTTAACGGATTGTGGACAGGCGCTGCAAATCGCCTGGATGGTAACGTAATGAACCCAGTCCCCTGTATTGATCTCGGTGTGAATATCGACCACGTCGCTACCTTGCGGCAAGCACGGGGTACCCCGTACCCAGACCCGGTGCAGGCAGCGCTTCTGGCCGAGCAGGCCGGCGCGGATGCCATCACCGTCCATCTTCGTGAGGATCGACGGCACATCCAAGAGCGGGACGTGGAATTGCTTGCTAAGGTGATCGAAACCCGCCTCAACCTCGAGATGGCGGTGACCGACGAGATGGTCAGCATCGCCGAGCGCCTACGGCCGGCCGACTGCTGTCTGGTTCCGGAGCGCCGTGAGGAGCTGACCACCGAGGGCGGTCTCGACGTGGCAGGGCAGTTGGAACGCGTCCGCGAGGTTTGCCGGCGGGTCG
This sequence is a window from Pseudomonadota bacterium. Protein-coding genes within it:
- the era gene encoding GTPase Era; protein product: MDHPDDATTTGVGRCGLVAIVGRPNVGKSTLLNRVLGQKLSITSRKPQTTRYAILGIKTNGNDQAVYIDTPGLCGAEGRALNRALNRVACRAIDEVHVLVFMIEALRWTDADQYVLARIRDRCRPVILAINKVDRVGDKRLLLPFLDQVGGLMEFAEVIPVSSAKGDNIAALDEAVLHLLPEGAHVYPDDQLTDRSERFFAAELIREKLLRILGAEVPHRLSVVIDEFECVEGLDRIDATIWVERRGQKPIVIGQGGAVLKRVGEEARLDMERMFGRKVFLRTWVKVKEHWSDDARALQRLGLSD
- the recO gene encoding DNA repair protein RecO, with the translated sequence MRVELHPAFVIHQRAYRETSLVVEVFSSQQGRVGVVAKGAHRPRSPWRGVLQPFQSLLLAWSGRGELGTLTHAEQAGFTLPLSGGRIRSGFYVNELLTRLLTRGDPHPRLYEAYAEVLTALAGSTADEPVLRIFEKRLLAEIGYGLVLDRDNDGGAAIQDGRDYYYQIDKGPWRVAPADVATAKVSGAALMALACEVLTGREHLRETKALMRFVLGAYLGDRPLASRELFRAASGGASP
- the rnc gene encoding ribonuclease III; the encoded protein is MPPRSERADDLPARLGHRFRDAALLRAALTHSSAGEVDNERLEFLGDAVLALLIGESLYDRFPEANEGQLSRLRASLVKRETLARLARGLMLGPQLILGEGEKRNGGAERDSNLANALEAVIGAIYLDGGIDACRTEVLPWFEGTMAGLTRDGLRKDPKTELQELLQSRRLPLPSYEVTEVAGQPPRQVFTVRCSTEALRAPVAGNGSGRRRAEQAAAQSALALLTAPGTAGKGSEG
- the pdxJ gene encoding pyridoxine 5'-phosphate synthase, whose protein sequence is MNPVPCIDLGVNIDHVATLRQARGTPYPDPVQAALLAEQAGADAITVHLREDRRHIQERDVELLAKVIETRLNLEMAVTDEMVSIAERLRPADCCLVPERREELTTEGGLDVAGQLERVREVCRRVAAAGVRVSLFIDPEPRQVEAARAAGAPVVELHTGRYADRSERQARESEFDRVMDAARQAAESGMNVHAGHGLNYHNVKPIAAIPQVTELNIGHAIVARAVFVGLTEAVREMKRLMREARWHGPG